In a single window of the Bacillales bacterium genome:
- a CDS encoding potassium channel family protein, with amino-acid sequence MWLYKTLLRMARQLSSWLIVITSAIVVFAAAAAAYLSEPETFKSPFNAFWWVMTTVTTVGYGDFYPHTFTGKLIGIFLFIFGVGIVGVLIGKIVEGFTKFNRRREEGKVNYKGKHHIVLIGWSQKAKHATEEILSSNDTVDVVLIDTLSESPVSEERFHYIQGQAAEEETLEKANLQQARSVLIFADDNIDDPQMCDGKSLIIATAVESFAPKIHSVVEIVDERHIENFHYVAIDEFILRNETISRLAVRSAFMGGISEVYRQLMSRNEGDNLYRISQKDRWKTYRDAFDELLQEGATLVADGKHLDINRRLDEPIRTDAQLYVICDEQTYQKLLTKGGQTS; translated from the coding sequence ATGTGGCTTTATAAAACGCTGCTCCGGATGGCGAGGCAGCTTAGCAGCTGGTTGATCGTTATTACAAGTGCGATCGTTGTGTTTGCGGCGGCAGCAGCGGCTTATCTCAGCGAACCGGAGACGTTTAAATCTCCCTTTAACGCGTTTTGGTGGGTCATGACGACGGTAACGACTGTCGGGTACGGTGATTTTTATCCGCATACGTTCACAGGAAAGCTGATCGGCATCTTTTTATTTATTTTCGGCGTCGGGATCGTCGGCGTGTTGATCGGGAAAATCGTCGAAGGGTTTACGAAATTCAACAGGCGAAGGGAGGAAGGCAAGGTGAATTACAAAGGAAAGCATCACATTGTCCTGATCGGATGGTCGCAAAAAGCGAAACATGCAACAGAGGAAATTCTTTCTTCCAATGACACGGTTGATGTTGTGTTGATCGACACCCTTTCCGAATCTCCGGTTTCCGAAGAACGCTTTCATTATATCCAAGGACAGGCGGCGGAAGAAGAAACGTTGGAAAAAGCCAACTTGCAACAGGCGAGGTCGGTGCTTATTTTTGCCGATGATAACATTGACGATCCGCAAATGTGTGACGGAAAATCTTTGATCATCGCGACTGCGGTCGAGTCGTTCGCCCCGAAGATTCATTCCGTCGTTGAAATCGTCGATGAACGGCACATTGAGAATTTCCACTACGTAGCAATTGACGAGTTCATTTTACGAAATGAAACGATTTCTCGGCTGGCGGTGCGTTCCGCGTTCATGGGCGGCATTTCCGAGGTTTATCGCCAATTGATGAGCCGTAACGAAGGCGACAACCTTTACCGAATCAGTCAAAAGGACCGCTGGAAAACGTATCGCGATGCTTTCGACGAATTGTTACAAGAAGGGGCGACGCTTGTCGCTGACGGCAAACATTTGGACATCAACCGCAGACTGGACGAACCGATCCGAACCGATGCCCAGTTGTATGTGATCTGCGATGAACAGACGTACCAGAAGCTGTTGACAAAGGGTGGACAAACGAGCTGA
- the lipA gene encoding lipoyl synthase, with protein sequence MANKQEHLRKPEWLKINLNTNKNYTGLKKMMREKRLHTVCEEAKCPNIHECWAVRKTATFMILGDICTRGCRFCAVKTGLPTELDWQEPERVAESVEQMGLRHVVVTAVARDDLADGGAAVFAETVRAIRRRNPSCTIEVLPSDMKGDYESLKTLMDAKPNIFNHNIETVRRLTKRVRAKATYDRSLELLARVKEISPNTPTKSSIMLGLGETKEEVVEAMDDLLAHNVDIMTIGQYLQPTKKHLKVEKYWHPDEFAELKEIALEKGFRHCESGPLVRSSYHADEQVDAAAATQ encoded by the coding sequence ATGGCAAACAAGCAAGAACATTTACGAAAGCCGGAATGGTTGAAAATCAATCTGAATACGAATAAAAATTATACCGGGCTGAAGAAAATGATGCGCGAGAAGCGGCTGCATACGGTGTGCGAGGAGGCGAAATGCCCGAACATTCACGAATGCTGGGCCGTTCGCAAAACGGCGACGTTCATGATTCTCGGTGATATTTGTACGCGCGGCTGCCGTTTTTGCGCGGTCAAGACCGGGTTGCCGACGGAGTTGGACTGGCAGGAGCCGGAACGCGTGGCGGAGTCGGTCGAACAAATGGGGCTGCGGCACGTGGTCGTGACGGCGGTGGCGCGCGACGACTTAGCCGACGGAGGTGCGGCGGTGTTTGCGGAAACGGTAAGGGCCATTCGGCGCCGCAATCCCAGTTGCACAATCGAGGTGTTGCCTTCGGATATGAAAGGCGATTACGAAAGCTTGAAGACGTTGATGGACGCAAAGCCGAACATTTTCAATCATAACATCGAGACGGTTCGCCGCTTAACGAAACGCGTTCGCGCCAAGGCTACATATGACCGTTCGCTCGAACTGTTGGCGCGGGTAAAAGAAATCAGCCCGAATACGCCGACGAAGTCGAGCATCATGCTTGGGCTTGGCGAGACGAAAGAAGAAGTGGTGGAGGCGATGGATGATCTCCTCGCCCACAACGTCGACATCATGACGATCGGCCAATACTTGCAACCGACGAAGAAACATTTGAAAGTCGAAAAGTATTGGCATCCCGACGAGTTCGCGGAGTTGAAGGAAATCGCGCTTGAAAAAGGATTCCGCCATTGCGAATCCGGACCGCTCGTGCGTTCTTCCTATCATGCCGACGAGCAAGTGGATGCGGCTGCGGCAACCCAATAG
- a CDS encoding biotin/lipoate A/B protein ligase family protein, translating to MKETWYFLDSGERSPAYNMALDEALIHWMNQGLVRPTLRFYTWNPPTLSIGYFQEMKKINLEGVKKHGYGLVRRLTGGRAVLHDKELTYSVTVSEDHPNMPKNVTEAYRVISEGLLQGFRELGLAADFSIPTEKLKRTSSAVCFDQPSWYELVVGGRKAAGSAQTRQKGVILQHGAIPLDIDEDKLFDLFVYPSREVRERAQRGFRDKAVAINLLREQPATLAEAREAFRIGFEKGLGIQLEPFELTKEQEAEVQKLAESRYGNDEWTYSR from the coding sequence ATGAAAGAAACTTGGTATTTTCTCGACTCCGGGGAACGCTCTCCGGCTTATAACATGGCGCTTGACGAGGCATTGATCCACTGGATGAACCAAGGGCTTGTCCGGCCGACGCTTCGTTTTTATACATGGAACCCGCCGACCTTATCGATCGGCTATTTTCAGGAAATGAAGAAGATTAACCTCGAAGGCGTCAAGAAACACGGGTACGGCTTGGTCCGGCGCTTAACCGGGGGCAGAGCGGTTTTGCATGACAAGGAACTGACTTACAGTGTCACAGTGTCTGAGGATCATCCGAACATGCCGAAGAATGTAACCGAAGCATATCGCGTCATCTCCGAAGGATTGCTGCAAGGTTTTCGCGAGCTCGGCTTGGCTGCGGATTTTTCGATTCCGACGGAAAAATTGAAACGGACCTCCTCGGCGGTATGTTTTGATCAACCGTCTTGGTACGAACTCGTCGTCGGCGGACGAAAAGCGGCGGGGAGTGCGCAAACCCGGCAAAAAGGCGTAATTTTGCAGCATGGCGCGATTCCGCTTGACATTGATGAGGATAAGTTGTTCGATTTATTCGTCTACCCAAGTCGGGAAGTGAGGGAACGTGCGCAGCGCGGTTTTCGGGACAAGGCCGTGGCGATCAATTTGCTGCGCGAGCAACCGGCGACTTTGGCAGAGGCGAGGGAAGCATTCCGGATCGGCTTTGAAAAAGGACTCGGCATTCAGCTTGAGCCGTTTGAGTTGACGAAGGAACAGGAAGCGGAAGTGCAGAAACTGGCCGAAAGCCGTTACGGCAACGATGAGTGGACATATTCCCGCTGA
- a CDS encoding cyclodeaminase, translated as MPMKVFDEKAIRRKVSLTPEAVNVVEQAFCKLASGAVMMPPIMRIDIRDHNGEVDVKSAYIHGEDVFAVKVSSGFFDNHKLGLPSGSGLMVIIDATTGVPRAVLADNGFLTDVRTAAAGAVAARYLAPEHVRAVGVIGAGTQARQQMKALMLERHFKKMLVYAPTRNRIESFAAEMGRELGVEVTICEDAEQVVRGSEVVVTTTPAKSPVVRAEWLHPGLHITAMGSDAEEKNELDPRILAEADVLVCDVKSQCARLGELHHAIASGTVPASEPVTELGAVAAGQAEGRTAASQITVCDLTGTGAQDTAIAAYALAKLNEGG; from the coding sequence ATGCCCATGAAAGTGTTTGACGAGAAAGCGATCCGCCGCAAGGTATCGTTGACGCCGGAAGCAGTGAATGTCGTCGAGCAGGCGTTTTGCAAGTTGGCAAGCGGCGCGGTGATGATGCCGCCGATCATGCGGATCGACATTCGCGATCACAACGGCGAGGTTGACGTAAAGTCCGCCTACATTCACGGGGAAGACGTGTTTGCGGTCAAGGTGTCGTCCGGGTTTTTCGACAATCATAAGCTCGGATTACCGAGCGGAAGCGGATTGATGGTGATCATTGACGCGACTACCGGTGTTCCGCGGGCGGTTTTGGCGGACAACGGGTTTTTGACGGACGTACGGACGGCCGCGGCTGGTGCCGTTGCTGCGCGGTATTTAGCACCGGAACACGTAAGAGCCGTCGGGGTGATCGGGGCGGGTACGCAAGCGAGACAACAAATGAAAGCGTTGATGCTGGAACGGCATTTTAAAAAAATGCTCGTGTATGCCCCGACGCGTAATCGAATCGAGTCGTTCGCGGCGGAAATGGGCCGGGAGCTCGGCGTGGAAGTGACGATTTGCGAGGATGCCGAACAAGTCGTGCGCGGCAGTGAAGTCGTCGTGACGACGACGCCGGCGAAGTCGCCGGTTGTGCGGGCGGAATGGCTGCATCCGGGGCTGCACATTACGGCGATGGGCTCGGATGCGGAGGAGAAAAACGAGCTCGATCCGCGGATTCTCGCGGAGGCGGATGTGCTCGTTTGCGACGTGAAGAGCCAATGCGCGCGGCTCGGCGAGCTGCATCACGCGATTGCGAGCGGCACGGTGCCGGCGAGCGAGCCGGTGACGGAGTTGGGCGCGGTAGCGGCGGGGCAGGCGGAAGGGCGAACCGCTGCGAGTCAAATCACGGTGTGTGATTTGACGGGGACGGGAGCGCAAGATACGGCGATTGCGGCGTATGCGCTCGCGAAATTAAATGAGGGAGGATGA
- a CDS encoding M20 family metallopeptidase, which yields MKQRLTEWRRRFHQFPELSFQEFETGKFVAQVLGECERIKVETGIAGTGVVGTLGDGEGPTVLLRADMDALPIQEATGAAYASVHDGVMHACGHDAHTAILLGAAHLLSDSFDGKGTVKFLFQPAEEAPDEQGVTGAPRVIEAGILDGVDAAVALHVCPWKTVGEVQMHDGLSMASVDLFRAEIIGTGGHGAYPHLGSDPISMLGPVLQAINNIVGRKLSPLESAVISVGSIHGGSAANVIPERIVLEGTMRSYDPATREMIITELERAFSIVQPLGGHYQLKITRGEPALDNDTQVNRAVGAAIREAYPDFSIDHAPFGLGGEDFAHIAKHVPGAMFFLGCALPDGNVRDLHTPVFDIDERCLPVGAKLLSETAMRFIRSFGGERSGS from the coding sequence TTGAAACAACGATTGACCGAATGGCGGCGTCGTTTTCATCAATTTCCGGAGCTGAGTTTTCAAGAATTCGAGACAGGAAAATTTGTCGCCCAAGTGTTAGGCGAATGTGAACGAATAAAAGTAGAGACCGGCATCGCAGGCACGGGCGTAGTCGGTACGCTCGGGGACGGAGAAGGGCCGACGGTGCTCCTCCGGGCGGATATGGATGCGCTTCCGATCCAGGAAGCTACCGGAGCGGCGTATGCAAGCGTGCATGACGGAGTCATGCACGCTTGCGGGCACGATGCGCATACGGCGATTTTGCTCGGCGCGGCGCATTTGCTGTCAGACAGCTTCGACGGAAAAGGGACGGTGAAGTTCCTTTTTCAGCCGGCGGAAGAAGCGCCGGACGAACAAGGCGTGACTGGGGCGCCGCGCGTCATTGAAGCTGGGATATTGGACGGCGTGGATGCTGCGGTTGCACTGCACGTCTGTCCGTGGAAAACGGTCGGCGAAGTGCAAATGCACGACGGTTTGAGCATGGCGAGCGTCGATCTTTTCCGAGCGGAGATCATCGGAACCGGCGGCCACGGGGCGTACCCGCACCTCGGCAGTGATCCGATTTCGATGCTCGGACCGGTGTTGCAGGCGATCAACAACATCGTCGGCCGGAAACTATCGCCGCTTGAGAGCGCAGTGATCAGCGTTGGCAGCATTCACGGCGGTTCGGCAGCGAATGTCATTCCGGAGCGGATCGTGCTCGAAGGGACGATGCGAAGTTACGATCCAGCGACGCGGGAAATGATCATTACCGAGCTGGAACGGGCGTTTTCAATCGTTCAGCCGCTCGGCGGCCATTATCAACTGAAGATTACGAGAGGCGAACCGGCTCTCGATAACGATACGCAGGTGAATCGGGCGGTCGGGGCGGCGATTCGTGAAGCGTATCCCGATTTTTCCATCGATCATGCACCGTTCGGTCTTGGCGGCGAAGATTTTGCCCATATCGCGAAGCATGTTCCCGGAGCAATGTTTTTTCTCGGGTGCGCGCTCCCGGACGGGAACGTGAGGGATCTTCATACGCCGGTGTTTGACATCGATGAAAGATGCTTGCCGGTCGGGGCGAAACTTTTATCCGAAACCGCTATGCGTTTCATACGATCTTTCGGAGGTGAACGAAGTGGCTCATAA
- a CDS encoding aldehyde dehydrogenase family protein, translated as MVKVTTTGQKMLIGGRWEDREETIEVRDPEDNSIIDAVPAASAEDMRLAIREAKKGVEQAARMPVYERAAILKKAADIVAERKELFATIIARESSKTIREARSEVSRCVQTLQLSGEEASRINGETVAYDQVPGSENRLGYYYHFPKGLIGAITPFNDPLNLVAHKVGPAIAGGNAIIVKPATVTPLSALYLAEAFLDAGLPAHVLSVITGRGAEVCDPLVTNPDVNMISFTGGYETGEAITRKAGVKAIGMELGSNSPVIVLKDADLRLAVEATVSGAFSAAGQNCIGVQRVYVEETVYAAFAEAFVAETKRLRTGRKLSETTDIGPLIDEREARRTEAWVREAVEKGASVLHGGTRSGAFYEPTVLAGVSPEAKVYWKEAFGPVVSLFPARDLDAAITAANDVDYGLQAGVFTQDLNKAFYALQRLKVGGVMINDSSDYRVDAMPFGGVKGSGVGREGVKFAIREMTEKKVVCFKLIQ; from the coding sequence ATGGTGAAGGTGACGACGACCGGTCAAAAAATGTTGATCGGCGGACGCTGGGAAGACCGCGAGGAAACGATCGAGGTGCGCGATCCCGAAGACAACAGCATCATTGACGCCGTGCCTGCCGCCAGTGCCGAGGATATGCGGCTTGCGATACGCGAAGCGAAGAAAGGTGTCGAGCAGGCGGCGCGGATGCCGGTTTATGAGCGGGCGGCGATCTTGAAGAAAGCCGCCGATATCGTCGCGGAGCGGAAAGAACTTTTCGCGACGATCATCGCGAGGGAAAGCAGCAAGACGATCCGCGAGGCGCGCTCGGAAGTGTCGCGCTGCGTGCAGACGCTGCAGTTGAGCGGCGAAGAAGCTTCGCGGATCAACGGGGAAACCGTTGCTTACGATCAAGTGCCGGGCAGCGAAAACCGGCTCGGCTACTATTATCACTTTCCGAAAGGGTTGATCGGAGCGATCACGCCTTTCAACGACCCGCTGAATCTCGTCGCGCACAAAGTCGGTCCGGCGATTGCTGGAGGCAACGCCATCATCGTAAAACCGGCGACCGTGACGCCTCTGAGTGCGCTGTATCTCGCCGAAGCTTTTCTTGACGCCGGGTTACCTGCCCACGTGTTGTCGGTCATCACCGGCAGAGGCGCCGAAGTTTGCGACCCGCTCGTGACAAATCCGGACGTAAACATGATTTCCTTCACGGGCGGCTACGAAACGGGCGAAGCGATTACGAGAAAAGCCGGCGTGAAAGCGATTGGAATGGAGCTTGGCTCGAATTCCCCGGTGATCGTCTTAAAGGACGCCGATTTGCGATTGGCGGTGGAAGCGACCGTGAGCGGCGCGTTTTCGGCAGCCGGGCAAAACTGCATCGGTGTCCAGCGGGTGTACGTCGAAGAGACGGTCTATGCTGCTTTTGCAGAGGCGTTCGTTGCGGAAACGAAGCGGTTGCGGACGGGAAGAAAGCTGTCCGAAACGACGGACATTGGGCCGCTCATCGATGAGCGCGAAGCAAGGCGAACGGAAGCCTGGGTGCGCGAAGCAGTGGAAAAAGGTGCAAGTGTGTTGCACGGCGGTACGCGCAGCGGCGCGTTTTATGAGCCGACGGTGTTGGCAGGGGTTTCGCCTGAGGCGAAAGTATATTGGAAGGAAGCGTTCGGGCCGGTCGTTTCGTTGTTTCCGGCGCGCGATCTCGATGCGGCGATTACGGCTGCGAATGACGTTGATTACGGCTTGCAAGCCGGGGTTTTCACGCAAGATTTGAACAAGGCGTTCTATGCGCTGCAAAGGTTGAAGGTCGGCGGCGTCATGATTAATGACAGCAGCGATTACCGTGTCGACGCGATGCCTTTTGGCGGGGTTAAAGGTTCCGGCGTCGGGCGGGAAGGTGTTAAGTTCGCGATCCGCGAAATGACGGAGAAGAAGGTGGTTTGTTTTAAACTCATTCAATAA
- the thpR gene encoding RNA 2',3'-cyclic phosphodiesterase — MADPVAHYFFAVPVPEPVRSHLHAQSQTLRKHLPYKQWTHRDDYHLTLAFLGAVADNRIETFTHEAAQVAGQSSPFSLAINGIGTFGTRERPRVLWAGVREDERLHVLQKGVAEASKAAGYEPDRRPYRPHITLAKKWNGTETIDRNVLPNGFHSAPWTVDAFILYRIDRSNFPKYFPLRTFAFSR, encoded by the coding sequence ATGGCTGACCCCGTTGCACACTATTTTTTTGCGGTTCCTGTCCCAGAACCGGTGCGTTCCCATTTGCATGCGCAATCGCAAACGCTTCGAAAGCATTTGCCTTACAAACAATGGACCCATCGCGACGACTATCACCTTACGCTTGCCTTTCTCGGCGCGGTGGCGGACAACCGAATCGAAACTTTCACTCACGAGGCGGCACAGGTTGCCGGTCAATCTTCGCCTTTTTCGTTAGCAATCAACGGGATCGGCACGTTCGGCACCCGCGAACGGCCGCGTGTGTTATGGGCAGGTGTACGGGAGGACGAGCGCCTGCATGTGCTTCAGAAAGGCGTAGCTGAGGCGAGCAAAGCCGCAGGGTACGAACCGGACCGCCGTCCGTACCGCCCGCACATTACACTTGCGAAGAAGTGGAACGGGACGGAAACCATTGACCGCAACGTGTTGCCAAACGGGTTTCATTCCGCGCCGTGGACGGTCGATGCCTTTATTTTATATCGCATTGATAGGAGCAATTTCCCGAAATATTTCCCTTTAAGAACATTTGCTTTCAGCCGATAA
- a CDS encoding homoserine dehydrogenase, which translates to MAHKLAMIGFGGVGQGLAQLLLDKGERLAETVGFEAEIVTVSDVMKGAVYHPDGLDLETLLKTVSETGKVEGYPDTPGLVRGWDSLRTIRESNADTIVEVTFTDVNTGQPAIDHCRAAFEAGKHVVTTNKGPAALQYKELTELAAANGVQWGIEGTVMSGTPTLRMPKVTLAGNDIREIRGILNGTTNYILTKMEEGFDYTEALAEARRLGYAEADPTNDVEGYDALYKVVILANVLLNVPLKKEQVTRRGISQLTLKDIEEAKKDGKTWKLVAKVKRDGDVVSASVGPEKLLSDDPLASVSGALNAITYECDLSGPVTVVGAGAGIIETGYALLIDLLHIHRMSVEKQVL; encoded by the coding sequence GTGGCTCATAAGTTGGCGATGATCGGGTTTGGCGGCGTTGGGCAAGGGCTGGCGCAACTTTTGCTTGATAAAGGGGAGAGACTTGCCGAAACCGTCGGTTTCGAGGCGGAAATCGTCACCGTTTCGGACGTCATGAAAGGCGCGGTGTATCATCCTGACGGCCTTGATTTGGAAACGTTGCTGAAAACGGTGTCCGAAACCGGCAAGGTTGAGGGGTATCCGGACACCCCGGGGTTGGTGCGAGGCTGGGACAGCTTGCGGACGATTCGCGAGTCGAATGCGGACACGATCGTCGAGGTGACGTTCACGGATGTAAACACCGGGCAGCCGGCGATTGACCATTGCCGGGCGGCTTTCGAAGCCGGGAAACATGTGGTGACGACGAACAAAGGTCCGGCGGCGCTTCAATATAAGGAGTTGACCGAATTGGCGGCGGCGAACGGCGTACAATGGGGCATCGAGGGAACAGTGATGAGCGGTACGCCGACGCTGCGCATGCCTAAAGTCACCTTGGCGGGCAACGACATCCGCGAAATTCGCGGCATTTTGAACGGGACGACGAATTATATTTTGACGAAAATGGAAGAAGGGTTCGATTATACGGAAGCGTTGGCAGAGGCGCGCCGGCTCGGTTATGCGGAAGCCGATCCAACAAATGACGTGGAAGGTTATGACGCGTTGTACAAGGTTGTAATTCTCGCAAACGTACTCTTGAACGTTCCGTTGAAAAAAGAACAAGTCACTCGCCGCGGGATTTCGCAATTGACGCTGAAAGACATCGAGGAGGCGAAGAAGGACGGAAAGACGTGGAAGCTTGTTGCGAAAGTGAAGCGTGACGGGGACGTTGTGTCAGCTTCGGTGGGACCGGAGAAACTTTTATCGGACGATCCTTTGGCCAGTGTTTCCGGGGCATTGAATGCGATTACGTATGAATGCGATCTCTCCGGGCCGGTGACGGTCGTCGGTGCCGGTGCCGGTATTATCGAAACGGGGTATGCGCTGTTGATCGACTTGCTGCACATTCATCGAATGTCCGTAGAAAAACAAGTCTTATAA
- the cysK gene encoding cysteine synthase A — protein sequence MVRVVNNIAELIGDTPLVRLNRIPDPNGAKIYAKLESFNPSASVKDRAAFNMIAEAEKAGHLREGSVIIEPTSGNTGIGIAMNAAARGYKAILVMPDTMTQERINLLKAYGAKVELTPGDEKMPGAIARAKELLKEIPNSFMPMQFENPANPDAHRGTTAIEIVEAMKQLGKPLKAFVSTAGTGGTVTGTGETLKEYYPEMTIHVVEPAGSPVLSGGKPGKHKLVGTSPGFVPEILNTGLFDEIFQIEDDEAYEVTRRLAREEGILCGTSSGASVWAAVQVAKRLSPDDVVVCICADTGERYLSGDLFDFE from the coding sequence ATGGTACGAGTCGTTAACAATATCGCAGAATTGATCGGGGACACCCCGCTAGTTCGCTTAAATCGAATCCCCGACCCGAACGGAGCCAAGATTTATGCGAAGCTGGAATCGTTCAATCCGAGCGCAAGCGTAAAAGACCGCGCAGCCTTCAACATGATCGCGGAAGCGGAAAAGGCCGGACATTTGCGGGAAGGATCGGTCATTATCGAGCCGACGTCCGGCAATACCGGGATCGGAATTGCCATGAACGCGGCGGCGAGAGGTTATAAGGCGATCCTCGTCATGCCGGATACGATGACGCAGGAACGGATCAATTTATTGAAGGCGTACGGAGCGAAAGTGGAGTTGACGCCGGGCGACGAAAAGATGCCTGGCGCGATTGCGAGAGCGAAAGAGCTGCTCAAGGAAATTCCGAATAGTTTCATGCCGATGCAATTCGAAAATCCGGCGAATCCCGATGCCCATCGGGGAACGACGGCGATTGAAATTGTCGAGGCGATGAAACAGCTCGGAAAGCCGCTGAAGGCGTTCGTATCGACAGCAGGAACGGGCGGAACGGTGACCGGAACGGGAGAAACGTTGAAGGAATACTATCCGGAAATGACGATCCACGTTGTCGAGCCGGCCGGATCGCCGGTATTGTCCGGGGGCAAGCCGGGCAAGCATAAGCTCGTCGGAACAAGTCCGGGATTCGTCCCGGAAATCTTGAACACCGGGCTGTTCGACGAGATTTTTCAAATCGAAGACGACGAGGCGTACGAAGTGACGCGACGGTTGGCGCGCGAGGAAGGCATTTTGTGCGGCACGTCGTCCGGCGCATCGGTGTGGGCGGCCGTTCAAGTGGCGAAACGCCTTTCGCCGGATGACGTCGTTGTTTGCATTTGCGCGGACACCGGCGAACGGTATTTGTCGGGAGACTTGTTTGATTTTGAATGA
- a CDS encoding cystathionine gamma-synthase family protein, which yields MREAKAGTRSVWAGEDEYLLQGATQVPVVHSVSFGYKDIDDWYDVALNKKKGHIYGRNTNPTVEVFEEKVRLLEGAEAATSFSTGMAAISNTLFTYLSPGSKVISIRDTYGGTNKIFLEFLPRFNVDVVLCDTTDHDALEAEIAKGCDVLYLESPTNPTLKVTDLERLAKAAHAVGAIVVADNTFATPVNQNPLSLGADLVLHSATKFLGGHADALGGIVCGSKALVEPIYHFREINGATLDPMSAYLLLRGMKTLDLRVKRQQESAMKIAEFLAAHPLVEDVFYPGLPTHAGHEIAKRQMRGFGGMLSFSLKDGVAGVRQFLPSLRYAHLAANLGAVETIAGIPRTTSHVECSPEERRQMGIPEGLIRYSVGIEDVEDLIADLAQAFEVLEQNLVNG from the coding sequence ATGAGGGAAGCGAAAGCGGGGACGCGTTCCGTTTGGGCGGGGGAAGACGAATATTTGTTGCAGGGAGCGACGCAAGTGCCGGTCGTGCACAGCGTTTCGTTCGGCTACAAAGATATCGACGACTGGTACGATGTCGCGTTGAATAAGAAGAAAGGCCATATTTACGGCAGAAATACGAATCCGACGGTGGAAGTGTTCGAGGAGAAAGTGCGATTGCTCGAAGGCGCGGAGGCGGCGACGAGCTTTTCGACGGGGATGGCGGCGATCAGCAATACGTTGTTTACGTATTTGTCGCCGGGGTCGAAAGTGATTTCGATTCGAGACACGTACGGCGGAACGAATAAAATTTTCTTAGAGTTTTTGCCGCGTTTCAACGTCGATGTCGTTCTTTGCGACACGACCGATCACGATGCATTGGAAGCGGAAATCGCGAAAGGCTGCGACGTGTTGTATTTGGAAAGCCCGACGAATCCGACGTTGAAGGTGACGGATTTAGAGCGGCTTGCGAAAGCGGCGCACGCGGTCGGCGCGATTGTCGTTGCTGACAATACGTTTGCGACGCCGGTGAATCAAAATCCGCTCAGCCTCGGCGCCGATCTTGTGCTTCACAGCGCGACGAAATTTCTCGGCGGTCATGCTGACGCGCTCGGCGGCATCGTTTGCGGGTCGAAAGCGCTGGTCGAGCCAATCTACCATTTTCGCGAGATTAACGGCGCCACGCTTGATCCGATGTCGGCGTATTTGCTTTTACGCGGCATGAAAACACTCGATTTGCGCGTGAAGCGGCAACAGGAGAGCGCAATGAAAATTGCCGAATTCCTCGCAGCGCATCCACTCGTCGAGGACGTGTTTTATCCGGGGCTGCCGACGCATGCAGGCCATGAAATCGCCAAGCGGCAAATGCGCGGGTTTGGCGGGATGCTCAGTTTTTCGTTGAAAGACGGGGTTGCGGGCGTTCGTCAGTTTTTGCCGAGTTTGCGCTACGCGCATTTGGCAGCGAATCTCGGCGCAGTGGAAACGATCGCCGGCATTCCGAGGACGACGAGCCATGTCGAGTGCAGTCCGGAGGAGCGGAGGCAAATGGGCATTCCGGAAGGCTTGATTCGTTATTCGGTCGGGATTGAAGATGTCGAAGACTTGATCGCCGATTTGGCTCAAGCTTTCGAAGTGTTGGAACAAAACTTGGTCAACGGGTGA